In Herbaspirillum seropedicae, a single window of DNA contains:
- a CDS encoding VIT1/CCC1 transporter family protein, with translation MPKFHLEHHKVDAISWLRAAVLGANDGIVSTASLLVGVVAAQASHDNVLLTGVAGLVAGAMSMATGEYVSVHSQADSEKAALHQEKEELATDPEGEHRELMGIYMRRGLNQETAHLVATQLMAHDALDAHARDELGISETTSARPVQAAVVSALSFAVGAALPLVVVLLAPANALLPSIVIAALLSLALLGAVAAKTGGASLWKGALRVSVWSSLAMGCTAAIGAFFGAAL, from the coding sequence ATGCCCAAATTCCATCTCGAACATCACAAGGTCGACGCCATCTCCTGGCTGCGTGCAGCCGTCCTGGGCGCCAACGACGGCATCGTCTCCACCGCCAGCCTGCTGGTCGGTGTGGTGGCGGCCCAGGCCAGCCACGACAATGTGCTGCTCACGGGCGTGGCCGGGCTGGTGGCCGGGGCGATGTCGATGGCGACAGGCGAATATGTCTCGGTGCACTCTCAGGCCGACAGTGAAAAGGCCGCGCTGCACCAGGAAAAGGAAGAGCTGGCCACCGACCCCGAAGGCGAACACCGCGAGCTGATGGGCATCTACATGCGGCGCGGCCTGAACCAGGAAACAGCGCATCTGGTAGCCACGCAACTGATGGCGCACGATGCGCTGGACGCCCACGCCCGCGATGAACTGGGCATTTCCGAGACCACCTCCGCGCGCCCGGTGCAGGCGGCCGTGGTGTCGGCGCTCAGTTTCGCGGTCGGTGCGGCCCTGCCGCTGGTGGTGGTGCTGCTGGCGCCGGCCAATGCATTGCTGCCCTCCATCGTGATCGCCGCCCTGCTCTCGCTGGCGCTGCTGGGTGCGGTGGCGGCCAAGACCGGCGGCGCCAGCCTGTGGAAAGGGGCGTTGCGCGTGAGTGTATGGAGTTCGCTGGCCATGGGCTGCACGGCGGCCATCGGGGCTTTCTTCGGCGCAGCCCTCTAG
- a CDS encoding hybrid sensor histidine kinase/response regulator — protein sequence MEFQPATQSPPLLSSAYRHALLEAIDDGFCIIEFIDGPHGPLSDYVHIEANSGYHRHTGIEGIVGKRLREVEPDNAQVWLDIYGKVLLTGQTVRFEQEFKAAARHIEVSATRVGPVEMRQVSVLFRDVTARRRTEAALRENVERVQLALEAGAIIGTWIWDLPSDRFSVDDGFAAAFGIPAERGLDGIKLDELMLSVHPDDRELLSARIREALARGGAYAHQYRTRRRDGRYYWLEANGRVEMTPDGIPSKFPGVLIDIEGRRAVEAERDRALAALRTLNETLEQRVEERTAALLNAEEALRQAQKMEAVGQLTGGLAHDFNNILAGISGSLELMKVRLAQGRIGDIERHLNGAQSAVKRAAALTQRLLAFSRRQTLDPKPADLNRIVAGMHELIGRSVGPAIAVETIAAGGLWHTFVDIGQMENALLNLCINARDAMPHGGRLTIETANRWLDDIGALQRGVPPGQYVSLSVSDTGAGMSPEVVARAFDPFFTTKPTGQGTGLGLSMVYGFAGQSGGTVRIYSELGQGAMVCIYLPRHVGEGGVDDLALPEESHVPAAPGSKTILVVDDEPLVRMVTVEVLRDLGYSVLEAEDGPSALRVVEACQEIDLLLTDVGLPNGMNGRQLADAIRAPRPDLPVLFVTGYAENAVLNHGHLERGMQVLTKPFAADVLARRVKELVGEDDPGGH from the coding sequence TTGGAATTCCAACCGGCCACACAGAGCCCGCCATTGCTGAGCAGCGCTTACCGTCATGCCTTGCTGGAGGCCATCGACGACGGTTTCTGCATCATCGAATTCATCGATGGTCCGCATGGTCCGTTGAGCGACTATGTGCATATCGAGGCCAATTCTGGCTACCACCGGCACACCGGCATCGAAGGCATCGTCGGCAAGCGCCTACGCGAGGTCGAACCCGACAATGCCCAGGTCTGGCTGGACATCTATGGCAAGGTCTTGCTGACCGGCCAGACGGTGCGCTTCGAACAGGAGTTCAAGGCTGCCGCCCGCCACATCGAGGTATCGGCCACCCGGGTGGGACCGGTAGAGATGCGCCAGGTGTCGGTGCTGTTTCGCGACGTCACCGCGCGCCGGCGCACCGAAGCCGCCCTGCGCGAGAACGTCGAGCGCGTCCAGCTGGCCTTGGAGGCCGGGGCCATCATCGGCACCTGGATCTGGGACTTGCCCAGCGACCGTTTCAGCGTGGACGATGGTTTTGCCGCTGCCTTTGGCATTCCCGCCGAACGTGGGCTGGACGGTATCAAGCTCGATGAGCTCATGCTGTCGGTGCATCCGGACGACCGCGAGCTGCTGTCGGCGCGCATCCGCGAAGCGCTGGCGCGTGGTGGCGCCTACGCCCATCAATACCGCACGCGCCGCCGCGATGGCCGTTACTACTGGCTGGAGGCCAATGGCCGGGTGGAGATGACGCCCGACGGCATCCCCAGCAAGTTCCCGGGCGTGCTCATCGACATCGAAGGGCGCCGCGCCGTCGAGGCCGAACGCGACCGCGCCCTGGCGGCCCTGCGCACCCTCAATGAAACCCTGGAACAGCGTGTGGAAGAACGCACCGCCGCCTTGCTCAATGCCGAGGAAGCCCTGCGCCAGGCGCAGAAGATGGAGGCGGTAGGCCAACTGACCGGTGGCCTGGCGCACGACTTCAACAATATCCTGGCCGGTATCAGCGGCAGCCTGGAGCTGATGAAGGTCAGGCTGGCCCAGGGCCGTATCGGCGATATCGAACGTCATCTCAATGGCGCGCAGTCGGCCGTCAAGCGCGCTGCCGCGCTGACGCAGCGCTTGCTGGCCTTTTCGCGCCGGCAGACGCTGGACCCCAAGCCGGCCGACCTCAATCGCATCGTCGCCGGCATGCACGAACTGATCGGCCGCAGCGTCGGCCCGGCCATCGCCGTGGAAACCATCGCCGCCGGCGGACTATGGCATACCTTCGTCGACATCGGTCAGATGGAAAACGCCTTGCTGAACCTGTGCATCAATGCCCGCGACGCCATGCCGCATGGCGGGCGGCTGACCATCGAAACAGCCAACCGCTGGCTGGATGATATCGGCGCCTTGCAGCGCGGCGTGCCGCCGGGCCAGTACGTATCGCTGAGCGTGAGCGACACCGGCGCGGGCATGTCGCCCGAGGTGGTGGCGCGCGCCTTCGATCCCTTCTTCACCACCAAGCCGACCGGCCAGGGAACCGGCTTGGGCCTGTCCATGGTGTATGGCTTCGCCGGACAATCGGGTGGCACCGTACGCATCTATTCCGAGCTGGGGCAGGGGGCCATGGTCTGCATCTACCTGCCGCGCCATGTGGGCGAAGGCGGCGTGGACGACCTGGCCTTGCCGGAGGAAAGCCATGTGCCTGCCGCCCCCGGCAGCAAGACCATCCTGGTGGTGGATGACGAACCGCTGGTGCGCATGGTCACCGTGGAGGTGCTGCGGGACCTGGGCTACAGCGTGCTCGAGGCCGAGGATGGTCCCTCGGCGCTGCGGGTGGTGGAGGCCTGCCAGGAAATCGATCTGCTGCTCACCGATGTGGGCTTGCCCAACGGCATGAATGGCCGCCAGCTGGCCGACGCCATCCGCGCTCCGCGCCCGGACCTGCCGGTGCTGTTCGTGACCGGTTACGCCGAGAACGCCGTGCTCAACCACGGCCACCTGGAGCGCGGCATGCAGGTGCTGACCAAGCCATTCGCCGCCGATGTACTGGCGCGCAGGGTGAAGGAACTGGTGGGGGAAGATGATCCTGGGGGGCACTAG
- a CDS encoding DUF2306 domain-containing protein, with protein MSLAPVVVIHLTAALAALLVGPLALWTRLAAPVRPRWHRALGYGWFTCMVAVVLSALFIRSRDLPNIAGYTPLHLLVPVTSFLLYRGLAAVMRGDIAAHRRTMQRVYIGACLVAGSFTLLPQRYLGQLLWGQWLGWL; from the coding sequence ATGTCCCTTGCCCCGGTCGTTGTCATTCATCTCACTGCTGCTCTCGCGGCCCTGCTGGTCGGCCCCTTGGCCCTGTGGACCCGGCTGGCCGCACCCGTGCGCCCGCGCTGGCACCGCGCCCTGGGCTATGGCTGGTTCACCTGCATGGTCGCCGTGGTGCTGTCAGCGCTGTTCATCCGTTCACGGGACCTGCCCAATATCGCTGGCTATACGCCGCTGCACCTGCTGGTGCCGGTCACCAGCTTCTTGCTCTATCGCGGACTGGCTGCCGTGATGCGCGGCGACATCGCCGCGCATCGACGCACCATGCAACGCGTCTACATCGGCGCCTGCCTGGTGGCCGGAAGCTTCACGCTGCTGCCGCAGCGTTATCTGGGACAACTGCTCTGGGGACAGTGGCTGGGCTGGTTGTGA
- a CDS encoding SDR family oxidoreductase — translation MTIRLKPIADQTIVITGASSGIGLATARLAAARQARLVLVARDAQALERVAAELDPSGRRVMHLAADVADLVALQAVAAQAVERFGGIDTWINNAGISIFGRHEEVSLEDHRRLFETNYWGVVNGSLAALPHLKANPEGAVLINLGSELSDVAVPLQGAYSASKHAVKGFTDSLRVELAEQGARVSVTLVKPAAIDTPFTRHAKNYMDVQPKLPPPVYAPAIAAEAILVAACAVRRDIYVGAASRLFSSANKCAPALVDQYLQSCMFAQQRSDQPRSSEPDHLHASAARGALAERGGERYVMPCSPYTWASSRAPMLTRLALLGTVCLALGRMGRRQGR, via the coding sequence ATGACTATCCGACTCAAACCCATCGCCGACCAGACCATCGTCATCACCGGCGCCAGCAGTGGCATCGGGCTGGCCACGGCGCGCCTGGCGGCGGCCCGGCAGGCGCGTCTGGTGCTGGTGGCGCGCGATGCGCAGGCGCTCGAGCGCGTGGCCGCCGAGCTGGACCCCAGCGGCCGCCGCGTCATGCACCTGGCCGCCGACGTGGCCGACCTGGTCGCACTGCAGGCGGTCGCGGCGCAGGCCGTGGAGCGCTTCGGCGGAATCGACACCTGGATCAACAATGCCGGCATTTCCATCTTTGGCCGCCACGAGGAGGTCAGCCTGGAAGACCATCGACGCCTCTTCGAGACCAACTACTGGGGCGTGGTCAACGGCAGCCTGGCGGCGCTGCCGCATCTCAAGGCCAATCCCGAGGGGGCGGTCCTGATCAACCTCGGCAGCGAATTGTCGGACGTGGCGGTGCCCTTGCAAGGCGCCTATTCGGCCTCCAAGCATGCGGTCAAGGGCTTCACCGATTCCTTGCGGGTGGAACTGGCCGAGCAGGGCGCGCGGGTCTCGGTGACGCTGGTGAAACCCGCCGCCATCGATACCCCCTTCACGCGCCACGCCAAGAACTACATGGACGTGCAGCCCAAGCTGCCGCCGCCGGTCTATGCACCGGCCATCGCCGCCGAGGCCATCCTGGTGGCGGCCTGCGCGGTGCGCCGTGACATCTACGTGGGAGCCGCCTCCAGGCTCTTTTCCTCGGCCAACAAATGCGCGCCCGCGCTGGTGGACCAGTACCTGCAATCCTGCATGTTCGCCCAGCAGCGCAGCGACCAGCCGCGCAGCAGCGAGCCCGACCATCTGCATGCCAGCGCAGCCCGCGGGGCGCTGGCCGAACGCGGCGGCGAGCGCTACGTGATGCCGTGCTCGCCCTATACCTGGGCCAGTTCGCGCGCGCCCATGCTGACCCGGCTGGCGCTGCTGGGCACGGTCTGCCTGGCGCTGGGCCGGATGGGCCGGCGCCAGGGACGCTGA
- a CDS encoding esterase, producing the protein MKQHGAAALTLAGLILLAGCTTPASERAQAPVAVAEVGSFHIGGRQATLDGLPAKEVRFTPTSPLTRIDPNGEFEVGQMYVQYVRLAPAARRAPYPLLMWHGGGLSGVTWESTPDGRPGWQMFFLRAGHDVYVSDAVERGRASWARYPELYRSEPVFRTKKEAWELFRIGPAGSYQDAAHRSAYPDTQFPVAAFDQFMKQGVPRWLTNDAATEAAYDALVQRVCPCVLMVHSQGSTFAYTLANRYPEKIKAVVGVEPSGALDPDKVDLTPLSRVPLLFVWGDKIAATPRWQGIQAPMKKMIAALKAKGGRADEIDLPARGISGNSHLMMMDANSDQIAALVQDWLVAQGLAGR; encoded by the coding sequence ATGAAACAGCATGGCGCTGCCGCGCTCACCCTGGCCGGCCTCATCCTTCTGGCAGGCTGCACGACACCCGCCTCCGAGCGTGCGCAGGCCCCGGTGGCCGTGGCCGAGGTCGGCAGCTTCCATATCGGCGGACGCCAGGCCACCCTGGATGGCTTGCCGGCCAAGGAGGTGCGCTTCACGCCCACCTCGCCGCTGACCCGCATCGATCCCAACGGCGAGTTCGAGGTGGGCCAGATGTATGTGCAGTACGTCAGGCTGGCCCCGGCAGCGCGGCGCGCGCCTTATCCCTTGCTGATGTGGCACGGCGGCGGCCTCAGCGGCGTGACCTGGGAGAGCACGCCGGACGGGCGGCCTGGCTGGCAGATGTTCTTCCTGCGGGCCGGGCATGATGTCTACGTCTCGGATGCGGTGGAGCGGGGACGGGCTTCGTGGGCGCGATATCCGGAGCTCTATCGCAGCGAGCCGGTGTTTCGCACCAAGAAGGAGGCCTGGGAACTGTTTCGCATCGGCCCCGCCGGCAGCTACCAGGATGCCGCGCATCGCAGCGCCTATCCGGATACCCAGTTCCCGGTGGCCGCCTTCGACCAGTTCATGAAGCAGGGCGTGCCGCGCTGGCTGACCAATGACGCCGCCACCGAGGCCGCCTACGACGCCCTGGTCCAGCGCGTCTGCCCCTGCGTGCTCATGGTCCATAGCCAGGGCAGTACCTTCGCCTACACGCTGGCCAACCGCTATCCGGAGAAGATCAAGGCGGTGGTCGGTGTCGAGCCCTCCGGCGCCCTCGATCCGGACAAGGTCGATCTGACACCGTTGAGCCGCGTGCCGCTGCTCTTCGTCTGGGGCGACAAGATCGCCGCCACGCCGCGCTGGCAGGGCATCCAGGCGCCGATGAAGAAGATGATCGCCGCCCTCAAGGCCAAGGGCGGACGGGCCGACGAGATCGACCTGCCGGCGCGCGGCATCAGTGGTAACAGCCACCTGATGATGATGGACGCCAACTCCGACCAGATAGCGGCGCTGGTGCAGGACTGGCTGGTGGCGCAAGGACTGGCGGGCCGCTGA